The genome window GAGTGCAACGATGTCTACTGGCACGGCTGGTTTGGAGGGCTGTACTCGCCGCATTTACGGCAAGTCGCTTTTGCACATTTACTCGCGGCCGACCGGGAGATCGACAAGCTGGCGCCGGCGCCGGCGCTGCGGCGGTTAGACCTGCTGCGGGACGGCAGCGAGATCGTCGAGATGCGTTCGCCGGAGCTGCGGGTACTGCTGGCGCCGGCGGACGGCGCAACCACGCTGGAGATTGATGCGCGCGCTGCTGATGCCAATCTGGTCAATTCCCTCCAGCGCCGCCCAGAGGCATACCATGAGGACCTGCGGCGGCGCGCGGCGGCCAACCCGGGGAACCTGCCCGGGGCAGCCGAGGCGCCAGCAGCGGAACTGGCGGGCAAACTGCGGTATGACGCCTGCGCGCCGAACGGGTTCCGGCTATACCGAGGGGCGGAAGCGGATAGCGCCGCGTACCGGGTGGTACGAGCCGAGCCCGGGCGCGTGCTAGTGCAAGGGACGGATGCGCGCAAATGGTTCCGGCTGAAGCAGGCAACGCTGGCCTGTGCAATTGCTTGTGGCGCATCAGAAAAGCCGCTGGCGCTGGAGTGGATCTTTAACCTGCTGGCGCCGCAAGCGGCTGACCGCGGCATCCTGCACCAAGACCGGCGCTTGCCGCTCGACTGGCAGGGCGAACTGGCTTCCGGTCCGCTGACACTGTGTGACGGCTGGCGGCGGCTGCACCTTGAGCTGCAAGCGCCGGCTGCCAGTCACTGGACGGTCGAGCCGCGTTACAGCGTCAGCCAGTCGGAACAAGGGTTTGAAGCGCTGTATCAGGGCAGCGCCCTGCGTGCTCACTGGCCCGCCGGCACAGAAAAAATTGCAGGCCAAGTGAAAATTTTCCCTTGTTCATGCCACTTTTAGTCTCTGCTCGTGTACAATCACCTTGATTTTCGTACCCTTCCGGAGGAGGACGCATGGCAGCACTGACCAAGACAATGATCGTTGCTCACATGGCCGAAGCTACTGGCCTGAACAAGAAAGAGTCCGCCCGCTACCTGGACGAGTTGGCCGCACTGGCGGTCAAGGAAACCAAGCGCAGCGGCCAGTTCACCCTTCCCGGCCTCGGGAAGCTGGTGAAGTCGAACCGCAAGGCGCGGCTGGGACGCAACCCGCAAACGGGCGAGACGATTAAGATCGCCGCCAAAACCGTAGTGAAATTCCGCGTGGCGAAAGCGGTGAAAGACGCCATCGCGCCGGGCAAAAAGTGAAGCCGTAAGGGCCAAATTCGTTCGGCAGTACGCGAGCGCGCATTCGCAAAGAATGCGCGCTTATTTTTTAGCGGCGATGCCGGTGGCCAAAAAGACATTGGTATTGTCGCGGCCGCGGCTCAGGGCCAGTCGGCCGTCGCGGGCAAAGGCGTAGGCGAAGATGTGACCGTCACGGAAGTGGGTGAGCGGATGCGGCGCGCTGCCACGGCGTGGCAGAGTCCAGAGGTTGTGATCGCGCACGCAGGTAGCGGCGTGACTGACCGGCCCTTTCGCGATCACGGCGCCGCCGCCGCCAATGAGCGCAAGGCCGGTCCAGCTGGTGCTCGGCGCACTCAGCGGCACGGCGGCGCTGCCATCCGCATTCGCACGCCAGACGCGAACTTCGTCGCCCGTGCGCGCGAGAAAAACAATGTGGCCGTCGGGAGCGACCAACGGATCGATCGGCTCGCCCAGGACTCCCGGCAGCGCAATGGGGCGGGCGTGGGCGCCGTCGACGCTCATGGCCCAAAGCTGGTGATCGTGGTGAAAGACGTGGGTGGTCAGCAGCCAATTGGTATTCAGCCAGGCGAGTCCGGCGACCCCATCGCGCGTGAGGCCGCCGCCAGGCAGCTCGGTGAACGGACCGTTCACCTTTGCTTGCGCCCACAAGGAGGCCTCGGGGGTGCTGTGGAGTACCGCCAGTGTACCGTCGCGCGATGCGGACACGCTGCTGTAGCCCTGGCGGTCATCGGTAATCTGGGCGACCGCACCGTTAGGCCAGGGGACTTGCCAAAGCTGCGTTGCTGCGTGGGGCGAGGTTGCGCCAGTAACGATCAGGCCACGACCATTGGGCAGCCAGACAAGGCCGGAGAGCTTCCAGAACTTCCCTTCCGCCAGGCTCGATAGCTGACCGTCGGATACCGAAATTACCTCCAACGCGTTGCCGCGTACCGCCGCAATCGATTGCCCGTCCGGCGACCAGGCCGGCGTGACCGGCGCGTAAGCGGTGGACGAGAGTTCCCGTGGCTGCGTACCGTCCGGCTGCGCTATCTCCAGGTGGCCGGAAGCGTCGATAAAGGCCATTTGCTGACCTCCCGGCGCAAAACCGGCGCTGCTGCGCGCGGGGGCAATCGCCCGCTCCATGCCGCCCGCGGCTACCGAAACCGCGTGCAGTTCGCCCTTTGCGAGGAAATAAACCCAATCGTCGTCCCTCGAGATGGCAGGCGCGGAACAGCAGTTCGCGCCGTCGCTCACCAGTTGCCGCTCACGGCCGCCGGTCACTGACCGCCAATAGAGCGATTCACCTTCGGGATCACGATGGATGGTCGCCAGATAGAGGCCATCGGGAGAAATCGCTGCGGCGGCGATATTGGCCGTGAAAGTAGCCTGGCTGAAACTGAGGTCCGGCACGGGCAAGGGGCCCGAAGACAGCGACGCCAACTTGCGCCAGGTCACGCCACCAATGAGCAGCGCGATGACGGCAAAGGCGATGATGCGCCAGGACGCTCCACGCCGTCCGGTGCCAGGGATTGGGCGGAGGCGCTCCAAGGCCTCGCGCAAGGCGGTTGTCGATTGAAAGCGGCGGCTGGAATGTTTCGCCTGGCAGCGGCGGGCGATGCGCCGCAGGGCGCGCGCTTGTGCTCCACTGGCCAAGGCCTCAAGGACGATGCCGAACGCCGGCTGGTCAGCACGCGGATCGAATTCGTCGCCCTCGACCAGACCAAAGCCGAGCAGCTTGATGTGGCCGTCTGGCAGCAGCCAGACTTTGCCGGCCGCCAAGCCGCGGTGCAAAATGCCAAGGGCGTGAGGACCTTCGAGACCTGTGGCGATCTCGATGGCGACCTCGAGGGGTTGATCGAGCGGTCCGCGCGCCAGGCGCGCAGCCAAGGTTTCACCTTCCAGCGCGTCCGCACCGAGGCTTAGATACGGCGAATGCAACGCCGCCAATGCGTCAAGTTCCTGCCGCTGGCGCGCACTGACCGGCGCTGGCCGCGCGCCTTCGCTGCTGCCATCCATCGCTCCTGATTATGGCAGGCGAGCGGGAATGGCCCAAGTGCTACCATGTGCTGCATGAGCAGTAAATCGGACCGGGTGGGCGTGCGGGAGCTGCGGCGGAACCTGAGCGAATACCTGCGGCGGGTGAAGAAGGGCGAGCGGTTACTGGTCACCGGACGCGGGCAACTGGTTGCCGTGCTGACACCGCCGGAGGGCAAGGTTTCCCGACGCGAGCAATGGTTCGCCGAAGGACTATTGCAACCGGCGACGCGTTCACTGTGCGATTTGGACCGCCCATTCAGTTGAGCCCTGAACAAACGGCAGCGTTCCACCGCGCTCTCGAAGAGGAGCGAGAAGAACGGTTGCCTTAAATGGCGCGCTACTACCTCGACTCGTCAGCCGCGGCTAAGCTGGTGCTGATCGAAGCAGAATCGGCGGCGCTGAGCGAATTTCTGCGGGGCGAACACGAGCCGGTAACCACCCGGCTTACGGTGCTGGAGGTGGGTCGCGCCGTTCGGCGCACAGCCAGCGGCGAGCCGCTGCGTGCACGATTCCAACAACATTTGGCAGCGTTTCGATGTCCAGGAACTATCGGTGCAGATGCTGGAGGCGGCGGAGGCGGTGGGTCTGCGCACCTGGTCACCGCGGTAGACCGGTGGCGAGGACGACGTCGGTATTCTGGCTGCCGCGGCTGACGGCGAGGCGGCCATCTTTGGAGAATGCGTAGGCGTAAATCGACAGGCCGGTGAAGTGGGTGAGCGGATAGGCAGCGGCGCCACTGAGCGGGAAGGCCCAGAGGTTATCCACCGAGCCCTGGCGGTGAATGTAGGTAATGGCGCGGCCGTCAGGGGTAAAGCCATAGGATCGCAGCATCGTTTTTGTATCGAGCCCGACAGGTGTGGCCGAGGCGACGTGCCCGCTGGAGTCGATATGGAGCAGCACTGGGCCCGAGCTGCCGACTTCCAGTAATACGGTTCCGTCAGGCGATGCGGCATTGGCGCTGTAGCCGATGTGATGGGACCAGAGCGGTTTGGCCGCGCCTCCAGTCACGGGCGCCTGCCAGACGGATTGATTGGCCTTGTCGTCCTCATACATGAAGGCAACGGTAGAGCCGGCGCGAATAAAGGCAAGCTGGCAGCACATGCCGTTGGGCGGAGAAACCGGCGTGGGCTGGGCGCCTTCCAGGTTGGTGCGCCAGACTCGAAAGTTAGACGAATCGGGCTCAGCGGTGTTGAAGAACACAGATCCATCAGGCGCCACCGCCGGCCCAAGCACCGGGGCGTTGAGGCCGGTCAGGGCAAGCGCGCGGGCCTGCGAACCGTCTGCGCTTTGCAGCCAAAGCTGAGGGTTGGCGCCAAAGGTCCGGGTTGCAATGATCCGCCCGTCGGGCGTCCAGGCGAGCCCACCACTCCCTTCTACATTGGCCCCGCCGCCTGGCAGTTGCGAAAACCCGCCGCCAATCTTTGCCTGAACCCAAACCGAGACTTGCGGGTTGGAGTGCAGCAACGCCATCGCGCCAGAACCAGACGCGGTGACGCGGCCATAGCCCTGCAGGTCATCCGTGAGCTGAAGGGGCTCACCTCCGGGCCAGTCGACGCGCCAGAGCTGGGGATGGGCCGGCCCTGACGAGCCGCCGGTGAAGACCAGAGCGCGGCCGCCGGGCAGCCACGCGAGATTGCCGATACCGCGAAAGAGACCGCGAGCCAACAGCGTCGTCTTGCCGTTCGCGACCGAGATGGCAGCAAGGGACGGCAAGCCCTTGCCTCCGCTTGTGCCCTGCGTTACGGCAATGGTGCGGGCGTCGGGCGACCAGGCGGGCGCGTCGGGATTGAATAAGTCGGTCCAGCAAAGGCCGTCGTAGGCATCGCCCGCAGGGGCTTGCGTGAGCATTCGCGATTGCGAACCGTCGGGCCGGGCGAGCATCAGGCGGCTGGTCCGGTTTGATCCCTCGGCGCTGAGGTACGCAATCTGGCTGCCGTCAGGTGCGACACCCGCGCCGCTGCACACGCTGGGCGCGACGGTGCGGACCGCGCCGCCGAGGACGGGAACCGATTCCAGAACGTGATTGGCGACAAAGTAGACCACACTGTCGTCCGGTGCGATGGTCGGAGCCTGGCAGCACCCGTTGCCGGGCGGAACGATCTGCACGTCACTGCCATTAGCGATGGAACGCAGGTGCAGCGAGGTTCCGGCGGGATCGCTGTGAACTTCGGCGAGAAAGCGACCATCGGGCGAGATGGCGGCATCGGCAACATCGCCGGTGAAGGTGAGCTGGCGAAAACTGAGCCTCACCGGGCCGCTGGGCGTGGCGGCGCGGGAGACGAGCCAGTAGGCCACGCCGGCGACGACGGCAATGGCGGCGGCAATAGCGATCTGGCGGCCGCGGCTGCTCTTTTTCGCAACCGGAACGGCGGCGGTGACGCCCGAGGTTGAGCCGCGGCGGAGGCGCTTGAGCTCGATGCGCAGATCGGCGGCGGATTGGTAGCGCAGATCCGGGTCCTTTTCGAGGCAGCGGGCGACCATACGGCCCAGCTCCGGTGGCAACTGCGCCATTTGCGCGGGCTCTTCTTTGAGAATGGCTGAGACGGTTTCCGCGGAGCTGCCGCGCGTAAAGGCGGCACGGCCGCTCGCCATTTCATAGAGCACGGCGCCAAAGCTGAAAATATCGGAGCGCCCATCGAGCGCCTCGCCGCGCGCCTGCTCGGGCGACATGTAGGGCGCCGTGCCCACGGCCATGCCGGGCGAGGTGAGCAGGGCGGCTTCGCCGGCGAAGGTCGCGGCTTCCGAAAGCGCTTCGCCGGTGAGGCGCGCGAGGCCGAAATCGAGAATCTTGATGTGGCCGCCGGGCAGGACCCAAATGTTCGAGGGCTTGAGATCACGATGCAGGATGCCCTGCTTATGCGCCGCTTCGAGCGCCTCGGCGATTTCGAGAGCAGCGTCGAGCAGGGCGTCGCCGGCGAGCGGACCGCGCGCCAGGCGCGCCTGCAGGGTTTCGCCTTCGAGCAGCTCAAGTACCAAAAAGGGCCGGCCGTTTTCATCCTCGCCGGTCTCGTACAGCACGCAAATGTGAGGATGGTTGAGGGCAGCGACGGCTTGCGCTTCGCGCTCAAATCGCTCGCGCGCGGCGGGGCTGGCCTCACGGGGTAGGAATTTGAGCGCAACAAAGCGGTTGAGCCGGGTGTCGCGGGCGCGATAGACCTCACCCATGCCGCCCGCGCCGAGACGCTCGAAGAGTTCAAATCGCTGCATCGTTGAGACAGTCTACTGCACTTTGCGATTGATTGCGGCGGCGACGAAACCGGCGCCGAAGCCGTTGTCAATATTGACGGTGACCACATTGGCGGCGCAGGAATTCAGCATGGTGAGCATGGCGGCGAGGCCTTTAAAACTGGCGCCATAGCCGACGCTGGTGGGCACGGCAATCACCGGCGCGGAGACCAGACCGCCGACCACGCTGGGCAGCGCCCCATCCATGCCGGCGACGACGATCACCACGCGGGCGCTTTGGAGCTTGGGCAGGTCGGCCAAAAGGCGGTGCAAGCCGGAGACGCCACAGTCGACCAAACGATCGACGGGACCACCGAACAGATCGGCGGCGAGCGCGGCTTCTTCGGCAACGGGCAGATCGCTAGTTCCGGCCGATACGACCAGGATGGTTCCCTCGCCGCGCGCGGGATCGGCGCGGCGGAGGGTGAGCACCCGCGCGAGAACGTGATACTCGGCTTCGGGCAAGACGGTCTGAACGGCCTGTGCCGCAGCCGCATCGGCGCGGGTGACCAAAAGATTGGGTGACTGGCGGGCGAGAGCGGCGGCGATGGCCGCCACCTGTTCGGGTGTTTTGCCCTGCGCCATGACGACTTCGGGCGCGCCCTGACGGGCGCCACGATGATGGTCGACGCGGGCAAAGCCGAGGTCCTCGAAGGGCCATTGGCGTAATTGCGCGAAGGCGGCCTCGGGCGTCAATTCCTGTTGCGCAACTCGATCGAGCAAACCTCGGAGTGTCTTAGGATCCACGTCTGATTTTAGGCTATGGGGATGCTACCCTAATCCAGTGCCTTCCGCGCTTACCCTGACGCTTGCGCTCACCGGCGCCAGCGGCGCGGCGCTGACGCGCACGCTGCTCCACATGCTGGACAACGACGCCCGGGTGGAACATGTGGATCTGATTGCCTCGCCGCACGGATTGCGGGTGGCGCATGAAGAGCTGGGGCTGCCGGAAGGCACGCTCGGTCAGCTCCCCGAGCGGCTGCTGGGGCAGGCGACGTTGAAAGTTCAAGTGCACGACAATCGCGATATCGGCGCCAACGTGGCCAGCGGCTCTTACCCCAGCCATGGCATGATCATCGCGCCATGCAGCATGGGCACGTGCGCCGCCATCGCGCATGGCCTGGCCGACTCGCTCATTGAACGCGCGGCGGATGTATGCCTGAAAGAGCGGCGCAAGCTGCTGCTGGCGGTGCGCGAGTCGCCGCTGAACCGCATCCATTTACAAAATATGCTCACCGTGCACGATGCCGGGGCGACGGTGTATCCGCTCACGCCCGCATTTTACGATGGCGCAGAATCGATCTCCGCCATGCTCACTCAATTCGCGGCCCGCCTGCTGGAACAGGTGGGCCTTCCCCAATCCGCTGCCTATCGCTGGCAGGGCTCCGAGCGGCGCGAGGTATGAATGAAGCCGCCCTCACGGACGCTACGCCCCAAAAGAAAAGTCCTACCGTGACTGTCTATTTTTTAATTCTGATCGCCGTCGGACTGGAGGTAGCGGGCCAAATCCTCTACAAATCCGGCATTAACCGCATGCCCGGCATGACCGGCTCGCCGTTCGACTCGTGGGCTCTGGCGATTTTCGCCTGGGAGGCCTTGCGCAATTGGCGCGTGCTGCTCGGCATTGGCATCTATTGCGCGCAAGCAGCGGTGTGGTGGGGGGTGCTGTCGAAAGTGGACCTGACGTATGCGTTTCCGCTCACCAGCCTGAGCTATGTGATTCTGCTGGGGGTATCGCGGATTTTTCTGAAAGAGCAGATCTCAACGCAGAAATGGCTCGGCACCATCGCCGTCGTGTTCGGTGTCTATCTGATTACGCGGACGACGCCGCTCACGATCCCGCGGCATTTATTCCGCCGGCATTAGCGGCAGCCACGGGCAGAGGTTCTTCCGGGATCAGGACCCAGGCGACGGCGTAGGCGAGCACGCCAAAGACAAAGGCGAATAAGACGGTGAATACGGCCCAGAGCACGCGGACCAGAGTGGGGTCCCAATCCAGCGAGTTCGCAATCGCAAGACAAACGCCGGCGATCTTGCGGCCCTGGCGCGGGCGTTCAAGCGGTCCGCGCCGCGCCGGCGCATGACGCGCTGGATTCGCGCGGCCACAGGCGTGACAGTAGGCTCCGTGCAATTCGGTTCCACATCCATTGCAGTACATAAGCTATGCCCCCGTGGAAGTAACACTCAGACTATACGCGTGGGGACACCTGGGGGTTCGCGGGCTGTCAGCTTTCAGCCTTCAGCCATGCGTCAGACCGGTGCTGGGGGCGACTGAAAGCTGTATCCTTAAGCCATGCCCTCCCTACGGGTGTGCGCCACCACTGCCGCAGGATTCCTAGCCATGGTTCTATGCCTGGTGGCGGGGGCGCAACAGACCTCGCCCAACCGTCGCGCGGCGGAACCGCAGATTCCCATCATCCGGGCGACCACCACCATTGTGGATGTGCCAGTGCTGGTGATGGGCAAGGACGGTCAGCCCATCGAAGAACTGACCAAAGCGGATTTCAAGATTTACGACGATGGCATGCCGCAGCACGTCAGCGGTTTTGACCATACACCGCGGCCGGTTTCGCTCGCCATCGTGGTCGATACCTACGACTGGAACGCCATCGGCCAGGCCAAGCGCGCAGCGCAAATGATCAGCGCCATGGTGGTGGGGGCGCAGGGGAAGGCGAGCATCTATATCCCAGGGCCAGAACCCAAATGCATCCTGCCGTTTACGAGCGACACCAACCGCATCGCCAACGTCCTGCAACACCTGGATCTGTCGCCAGCAGCGGCGCAGGGAGGGGGATCGATAGTCGGGCCGCTGAATCTGGCGATGCTGGCGCTGCGGCACCAACCGAAGACGCGGACACGGGCGGCCCTGGTAATTTCCAACTCGGGAGCCAAAGGCGAAGGCGCTGCAGCGCTGCTGGAGGGCGGCATGAGCGATGCCATCCCGATTTTCCGGATACAACCCAACGAACCCGCGGGCGCACCCCAGCACGTGAATCCCGATACGCCGGAGATGCGCGGCGTCGGCCAGGGTTCGCAGCGGGTACAACATCCTTCGGCACCGATGGATGGCCGCGGGCAGCCGTATTCCTCGCCGGGCCTGAATCTGGATCTGGCGCCGATCATTGGCGCGGCCACCGGGCTGGCCAGCAAAGTTTTTGCCGCGCATCACCTGGACTACGTCTTCTATACCGGAGGCGTGACGTACGATCCCGGCAATGACCGTCAATTCGACACGCAGCTCAACCTGATTGGGGAGGAACTGCGGTCGTACTACCACTTGTTCTATTCGCCCAATAACCTCACGCTGCAGGCGCAAGTGCATTCCATTGCGGTGGAGCTGGACCTGCCCGCCACGGCAGGGCTGGGCCACACCAGCTATCGGCGCACTTACGTGGGCGTCAAGCCGCGTTGATGCTTTCCAGCACTGAGCGTGGGGCATTGAAGGGCGCGGGGTCCCGCCCGGCTGCGCCGGGCGACCCGCTTACGCTCGGTGAGGCTGGGAGCCCCGCGGCCCCAGCTCCACCGGCGGCCGGGACGCGGCCTGCAGGCGTAGATCCGGCCGATGTGGCGGCGCACGTGCGCGGCATGTTCGACCGGATTGCTCCTACTTACGATCGCGCCAATCACCTGCTGTCGCTCTCGATTGACCGCTACTGGCGGTGGCGGTCGGTACGGCTGTTGCGGGAAGCGATCGAGCACAGCCATCTGAGCGGTGCCCCGCGCGTTCTCGATATCTGCTGCGGAACCGGCGACTTCAGCCAAGCACTGGCGGCCGGCATACCGCACTCGCGACTGGTGGGCGCCGATTTCAGCCACGCCATGCTCGCGGCGGCGCAACGCAAAGCACCACGGCTGGGCTGGCTGCAGGCGGATGCGCTGCATTTGCCCTATGCCGACGAACGATTTGCTGCGATTACTGCCGGCTTCGGGTTTCGCAATCTCACCGATTACCGGGCCGGACTGCGCGAGCTGCGGCGCTGCCTGGTGCCCGGCGGCGTGCTGGCGATTCTGGAGGTTTCGCGGCCGGTGGCGCCGGTGCTGAAGCAACTGTACCCGTTCTACTTCGAACGCGTGCTGCCGCTGCTGGGCGGCTGGATCTCGGGCCAGCGGGCGGCCTACCGCTATCTGCCGGATTCGGTGGCGCGGTTCCCTGCCCCGCCGACGCTGGTCGCCTGGATGAAAGAGGCCGGCTTCGCGAAGGCGCGCTTTCAGCGCTTTTCCGGCGGCATCGCGGCGCTGCACCTGGCAGTAAAATAGCGGGCGGCCACCCACGAACTGAAAACTGTGAACTGAAAACTGTAAACTATCCCTGTGAAGATTTTAGTCTGCTTAAAGCAAGTTCCGGCGAAGGATGCACCGCTGAAATTGGCTCCCGATGCGACCTGGATCCGGGAGGATGTCAGCTACGAAGTCAACGAACCCGATGCCTTTGCGCTGGAAGCGGCGCTGCGGCTGAA of Acidobacteriota bacterium contains these proteins:
- the larB gene encoding nickel pincer cofactor biosynthesis protein LarB is translated as MDPKTLRGLLDRVAQQELTPEAAFAQLRQWPFEDLGFARVDHHRGARQGAPEVVMAQGKTPEQVAAIAAALARQSPNLLVTRADAAAAQAVQTVLPEAEYHVLARVLTLRRADPARGEGTILVVSAGTSDLPVAEEAALAADLFGGPVDRLVDCGVSGLHRLLADLPKLQSARVVIVVAGMDGALPSVVGGLVSAPVIAVPTSVGYGASFKGLAAMLTMLNSCAANVVTVNIDNGFGAGFVAAAINRKVQ
- a CDS encoding UbiX family flavin prenyltransferase gives rise to the protein MPSALTLTLALTGASGAALTRTLLHMLDNDARVEHVDLIASPHGLRVAHEELGLPEGTLGQLPERLLGQATLKVQVHDNRDIGANVASGSYPSHGMIIAPCSMGTCAAIAHGLADSLIERAADVCLKERRKLLLAVRESPLNRIHLQNMLTVHDAGATVYPLTPAFYDGAESISAMLTQFAARLLEQVGLPQSAAYRWQGSERREV
- a CDS encoding type II toxin-antitoxin system prevent-host-death family antitoxin is translated as MSSKSDRVGVRELRRNLSEYLRRVKKGERLLVTGRGQLVAVLTPPEGKVSRREQWFAEGLLQPATRSLCDLDRPFS
- the ubiE gene encoding bifunctional demethylmenaquinone methyltransferase/2-methoxy-6-polyprenyl-1,4-benzoquinol methylase UbiE, which codes for MFDRIAPTYDRANHLLSLSIDRYWRWRSVRLLREAIEHSHLSGAPRVLDICCGTGDFSQALAAGIPHSRLVGADFSHAMLAAAQRKAPRLGWLQADALHLPYADERFAAITAGFGFRNLTDYRAGLRELRRCLVPGGVLAILEVSRPVAPVLKQLYPFYFERVLPLLGGWISGQRAAYRYLPDSVARFPAPPTLVAWMKEAGFAKARFQRFSGGIAALHLAVK
- a CDS encoding PspC domain-containing protein, whose amino-acid sequence is MYCNGCGTELHGAYCHACGRANPARHAPARRGPLERPRQGRKIAGVCLAIANSLDWDPTLVRVLWAVFTVLFAFVFGVLAYAVAWVLIPEEPLPVAAANAGGINAAGS
- a CDS encoding HU family DNA-binding protein, yielding MAALTKTMIVAHMAEATGLNKKESARYLDELAALAVKETKRSGQFTLPGLGKLVKSNRKARLGRNPQTGETIKIAAKTVVKFRVAKAVKDAIAPGKK
- a CDS encoding VWA domain-containing protein — translated: MPSLRVCATTAAGFLAMVLCLVAGAQQTSPNRRAAEPQIPIIRATTTIVDVPVLVMGKDGQPIEELTKADFKIYDDGMPQHVSGFDHTPRPVSLAIVVDTYDWNAIGQAKRAAQMISAMVVGAQGKASIYIPGPEPKCILPFTSDTNRIANVLQHLDLSPAAAQGGGSIVGPLNLAMLALRHQPKTRTRAALVISNSGAKGEGAAALLEGGMSDAIPIFRIQPNEPAGAPQHVNPDTPEMRGVGQGSQRVQHPSAPMDGRGQPYSSPGLNLDLAPIIGAATGLASKVFAAHHLDYVFYTGGVTYDPGNDRQFDTQLNLIGEELRSYYHLFYSPNNLTLQAQVHSIAVELDLPATAGLGHTSYRRTYVGVKPR
- a CDS encoding serine/threonine-protein kinase; translation: MQRFELFERLGAGGMGEVYRARDTRLNRFVALKFLPREASPAARERFEREAQAVAALNHPHICVLYETGEDENGRPFLVLELLEGETLQARLARGPLAGDALLDAALEIAEALEAAHKQGILHRDLKPSNIWVLPGGHIKILDFGLARLTGEALSEAATFAGEAALLTSPGMAVGTAPYMSPEQARGEALDGRSDIFSFGAVLYEMASGRAAFTRGSSAETVSAILKEEPAQMAQLPPELGRMVARCLEKDPDLRYQSAADLRIELKRLRRGSTSGVTAAVPVAKKSSRGRQIAIAAAIAVVAGVAYWLVSRAATPSGPVRLSFRQLTFTGDVADAAISPDGRFLAEVHSDPAGTSLHLRSIANGSDVQIVPPGNGCCQAPTIAPDDSVVYFVANHVLESVPVLGGAVRTVAPSVCSGAGVAPDGSQIAYLSAEGSNRTSRLMLARPDGSQSRMLTQAPAGDAYDGLCWTDLFNPDAPAWSPDARTIAVTQGTSGGKGLPSLAAISVANGKTTLLARGLFRGIGNLAWLPGGRALVFTGGSSGPAHPQLWRVDWPGGEPLQLTDDLQGYGRVTASGSGAMALLHSNPQVSVWVQAKIGGGFSQLPGGGANVEGSGGLAWTPDGRIIATRTFGANPQLWLQSADGSQARALALTGLNAPVLGPAVAPDGSVFFNTAEPDSSNFRVWRTNLEGAQPTPVSPPNGMCCQLAFIRAGSTVAFMYEDDKANQSVWQAPVTGGAAKPLWSHHIGYSANAASPDGTVLLEVGSSGPVLLHIDSSGHVASATPVGLDTKTMLRSYGFTPDGRAITYIHRQGSVDNLWAFPLSGAAAYPLTHFTGLSIYAYAFSKDGRLAVSRGSQNTDVVLATGLPR